The nucleotide window CCTCTTCCCCTTGAACTCGGTGACGTATTCCTCGGCGGTAACCCTTCCGCCGGCATCCCGAACGGTGACGAAAGTCTGACAGCCCGGGGTGACAGGGGAGATCCGCCCCCGCTGATCGAGGGCCAGGGGGAAGGGGTAGAGGGTGCGGTAGTCTTCGGTCTCGCTGAAGCGCCCGGGAGTCTTCTTCCCCTTGACGAAGTCCATCCCCAGCTGCCCCTGGTCGTATTCGGTGTGGCAGCCGTAGCACTGGACCACGGTGCGCGAGTGGCAGGAGTGGCACTCCAGGCGTCCGTGACCGGCGATCATGTGCTCGGCTGTTCCGGTGATGACCTTGCTCTCGTGGCGCCTGCCGTCGCGCTTGCCGTAGAGGATCACCTTGCCCTCCTCGAGGGCGACGTTGCTGTAGGGTCGGCCCTTTGAGGTGAGGACCATCGTCATGCCGGGGCGCACCGGGGCCTTGTAGCCGCGCGACTCCCGCACCGGCTCCTCGTTCTCCCGCACGATCTCACGGGCCCGGGGCCTCTCCGTGGGGCTGCCGTGGCAGTCCTCGCAGCCGACCTCCACTTGCTCGTAAAGGTTCTCGTAAGCGTAGCCGTCCCCCATGACGTCCCTGGAGGTGTGGCAGTCAATGCACTCCATCCCCTTTGCATGATGGATGTCGGGGCGGATGCTCGTGGCGTTGCGGGCCCCGCTGATGATGGTCGGACCGGGAAGCCCGTCCCGGGTCGGGACGAGACCGTTGTTGCCGT belongs to Desulfuromonas sp. and includes:
- a CDS encoding multiheme c-type cytochrome: DGNNGLVPTRDGLPGPTIISGARNATSIRPDIHHAKGMECIDCHTSRDVMGDGYAYENLYEQVEVGCEDCHGSPTERPRAREIVRENEEPVRESRGYKAPVRPGMTMVLTSKGRPYSNVALEEGKVILYGKRDGRRHESKVITGTAEHMIAGHGRLECHSCHSRTVVQCYGCHTEYDQGQLGMDFVKGKKTPGRFSETEDYRTLYPFPLALDQRGRISPVTPGCQTFVTVRDAGGRVTAEEYVTEFKGKRQLRFAPFYGHNTGTRAVGCGECHGNPAFLGFGQHVVEEGTIEATLLCERSDEKPLDGYLSLSQGRVRAFSAITREGSRPLNGSEVKRVWAVNQCLVCHADPKDPIYQKPLDYERLDACLNHSAAARP